From Vicingus serpentipes, the proteins below share one genomic window:
- a CDS encoding DUF4197 domain-containing protein, with amino-acid sequence MKKIFAIIFSSTLLFACAEMTQVLEEVNGMTGTPVLTNGEVISGLKEALTVGTNNSTGLLSKVDGYYKNPALFIPFPPEAQKVKDKVIALGMESQVEKFEMTLNRAAETAAKEAAPVFINAIKGMSISDGFAILKGNDNAATQYLKDKTSAELKIKFQPIIKNAIDQVEVTKYWNPIINTYNMIPFIDKQNPDLEDYVTNKAMDGLFLMIEKEEKNIRSNPIARVTDLLKKVFGS; translated from the coding sequence GAAAAAAATATTCGCAATTATTTTTAGTAGCACATTATTATTTGCTTGTGCTGAAATGACCCAAGTTTTAGAAGAAGTAAATGGAATGACAGGAACTCCTGTTTTAACAAATGGAGAAGTAATTAGTGGCTTAAAAGAAGCGCTTACTGTTGGCACAAACAATTCAACTGGTTTATTATCTAAAGTTGATGGTTATTACAAGAATCCAGCATTATTTATTCCCTTCCCCCCTGAAGCACAAAAAGTAAAAGACAAAGTAATCGCATTAGGAATGGAAAGTCAGGTTGAAAAATTTGAAATGACTTTAAATAGAGCTGCAGAAACTGCTGCTAAAGAAGCTGCACCAGTTTTTATTAATGCTATTAAAGGAATGTCAATAAGTGATGGCTTTGCAATATTAAAAGGAAACGACAACGCTGCAACTCAATACCTAAAAGACAAAACATCTGCTGAATTAAAAATTAAATTTCAACCAATTATTAAAAACGCTATTGACCAAGTTGAAGTAACAAAGTATTGGAATCCAATAATTAACACTTACAACATGATTCCTTTTATTGACAAACAAAATCCTGATTTAGAAGACTATGTAACAAATAAAGCAATGGATGGCTTATTTTTAATGATAGAAAAAGAAGAAAAAAACATTCGTTCTAATCCAATAGCTAGAGTTACTGACTTATTGAAAAAAGTATTTGGCAGCTAA
- a CDS encoding NUDIX domain-containing protein, which produces MSDSKKNPWKTISSNVEYDNAWIKVTEHKVLNAAGNNGIYGVVHFKNIAIGIIPLDENNNTWLVGQHRFPLNKFSWEICEGGGKHNVDPIESAKRELLEELGIKANSWRKLLDMHLSNSVSDEVGIIYIVKDLEYFEPEPDEDEVLSLKKLHINEAYEMVMNGEITDSLSVAGILKTKILIDNRQI; this is translated from the coding sequence ATGAGTGATTCTAAAAAAAATCCTTGGAAAACAATAAGCAGCAATGTTGAGTATGACAATGCTTGGATAAAAGTTACCGAGCATAAAGTATTAAATGCTGCTGGCAATAACGGAATTTATGGAGTGGTTCATTTTAAAAATATTGCCATCGGTATTATTCCTTTAGATGAAAACAATAACACCTGGCTAGTGGGGCAACATCGCTTTCCGTTAAACAAATTTAGTTGGGAAATTTGTGAAGGTGGCGGCAAACATAATGTTGACCCAATTGAATCTGCTAAACGCGAATTGCTAGAAGAATTAGGTATTAAAGCTAACAGCTGGAGAAAGTTGTTGGATATGCATTTAAGCAATTCAGTAAGTGATGAGGTTGGAATTATCTATATTGTCAAAGATCTTGAATATTTTGAACCAGAGCCAGATGAAGATGAAGTGTTGAGCTTAAAAAAGCTTCACATAAATGAAGCTTATGAAATGGTAATGAATGGAGAAATTACAGATAGCTTAAGTGTTGCAGGAATACTTAAAACAAAGATACTAATTGATAACAGACAAATTTAA
- the pdxH gene encoding pyridoxamine 5'-phosphate oxidase, with protein sequence MEDLQNYLNSIRRDFADKSLTESSANKNPFLQFETWFEEAVNSQILDPYAMSISTVDETGQPSTRIVYLRFISEEGLVFYTNYTSHKGNDISTNNKIAVNFFWGELERQIRVEGVVTKVNEEMSDAYFEKRPRESQLGAWASDQSTEIKNREELEERLNYFADKFKDQVIPRPPHWGGYIVVPHKFEYWQGRPSRLHDRLIYTKKNNDWKITRVAP encoded by the coding sequence ATGGAAGATTTACAGAATTATTTAAACAGTATAAGAAGAGATTTTGCGGATAAATCTTTAACAGAAAGTTCTGCTAATAAAAATCCTTTTTTACAATTTGAAACTTGGTTTGAAGAAGCAGTAAATTCTCAAATATTAGATCCTTACGCCATGTCTATTTCTACAGTAGATGAAACTGGGCAACCATCAACACGAATTGTATATTTAAGATTTATAAGTGAAGAAGGATTAGTTTTTTATACCAATTACACTAGTCATAAAGGGAATGATATTTCAACTAATAATAAGATAGCTGTTAATTTCTTTTGGGGTGAATTGGAAAGACAAATTCGAGTGGAAGGAGTTGTAACAAAAGTTAACGAAGAAATGTCGGATGCTTATTTTGAAAAAAGACCAAGGGAAAGTCAATTGGGAGCATGGGCATCTGATCAAAGTACTGAGATTAAAAATAGAGAAGAATTAGAAGAACGATTGAATTATTTTGCCGATAAATTTAAAGATCAAGTAATTCCTCGTCCACCACACTGGGGAGGCTATATTGTTGTTCCTCATAAATTTGAGTACTGGCAAGGTCGTCCAAGCCGATTACATGACAGGCTGATATATACTAAAAAAAATAACGATTGGAAAATTACGAGGGTAGCACCTTAA
- a CDS encoding YqgE/AlgH family protein: MDINPFDYTISSLNKLKLKKGRLLLAEPFMVDPYFKRSVVLLTEYNKENCFGFILNQSLELTVNDVIADFPKFEAPVFMGGPVSPDNLFYIHSQGKYIQGSQKITDNLWWTGNFDQLKFMIQNNEIFPHEVKFFLGYSGWDYLQLNNEVKHESWIITDANDLTIKDLNNKQLWQTTLKKMGNKHALLSNFPVDPSLN, translated from the coding sequence ATGGATATTAACCCTTTTGATTATACCATTTCATCATTAAATAAGCTTAAATTAAAAAAAGGCAGATTGCTTTTAGCCGAGCCTTTTATGGTTGATCCATATTTTAAACGATCTGTTGTTCTTCTTACTGAATACAATAAAGAAAATTGTTTCGGTTTTATTTTAAATCAATCATTAGAATTAACAGTTAATGATGTTATTGCCGATTTTCCAAAATTTGAAGCTCCTGTATTTATGGGTGGACCTGTAAGTCCTGATAATTTATTTTACATTCATTCTCAAGGAAAATACATTCAAGGCAGTCAAAAAATTACTGATAATTTATGGTGGACAGGTAATTTTGATCAGTTAAAATTCATGATTCAAAACAATGAAATCTTCCCACATGAAGTAAAATTCTTTTTGGGCTATTCTGGTTGGGATTATTTACAATTAAACAATGAGGTAAAACACGAATCATGGATTATTACTGACGCTAATGATTTAACAATTAAAGATTTAAACAATAAACAGTTGTGGCAGACTACACTCAAAAAAATGGGGAATAAACATGCTTTACTCTCAAATTTTCCTGTTGACCCAAGTTTAAATTAA
- a CDS encoding aminotransferase class IV: MKNESYINYNGKLFASDEQIFSINNRAFKYGDALFETIRVVNGKLCFVEDHFKRLKQGVELLKMKSSNISFNDVKVQIEELLVKNNIKEGGRVRLTVFRDAEGFYQPINEKKAYVIEAKSIDNNYFELNVNGLKVDIYSEQKRSTSKLSNIKTTNSLQQILAGIYCKENELDECLMLNKHGRIAEAMSSNVFLYKNNNIYTSSLEEGCIDGVMRKQILKIAAKMNINIFEGMVNGSMLLQADELFLTNAVKGIQWVESFKEKQYTNETIQLLINELNQSV; this comes from the coding sequence TTGAAAAACGAAAGCTATATTAATTATAATGGGAAGCTTTTTGCTAGCGATGAGCAAATATTTTCTATTAATAATAGAGCTTTTAAATATGGTGATGCTTTATTCGAAACAATAAGGGTTGTTAATGGTAAATTATGCTTTGTGGAAGATCATTTCAAAAGATTAAAGCAAGGTGTAGAATTATTGAAAATGAAATCTTCAAATATTTCTTTTAATGATGTTAAAGTTCAAATTGAAGAGTTGTTGGTTAAAAACAATATTAAAGAAGGTGGAAGAGTTAGGTTAACTGTTTTTAGAGATGCTGAAGGTTTTTATCAACCAATTAATGAAAAAAAGGCCTATGTAATAGAGGCTAAATCAATTGATAATAATTATTTTGAATTAAACGTTAATGGATTAAAGGTTGATATTTATAGCGAACAAAAAAGGAGTACATCTAAGTTATCAAACATCAAAACAACGAATAGTCTTCAGCAAATATTAGCTGGAATTTATTGTAAAGAAAATGAATTAGATGAATGTTTAATGCTAAACAAGCATGGAAGAATTGCTGAAGCAATGAGTTCTAACGTCTTTTTATACAAGAATAATAATATTTATACTTCATCACTTGAAGAAGGTTGTATTGATGGAGTGATGCGTAAGCAAATTTTAAAAATTGCTGCAAAAATGAATATTAATATTTTTGAAGGAATGGTGAATGGCAGTATGCTATTACAAGCTGATGAATTATTTTTAACAAATGCAGTTAAAGGAATTCAATGGGTTGAATCTTTTAAAGAAAAGCAATACACAAACGAAACTATTCAATTATTAATTAATGAGCTAAACCAGTCAGTTTAG
- a CDS encoding D-glycero-alpha-D-manno-heptose-1,7-bisphosphate 7-phosphatase, protein MRKVVFLDRDGVINIERGEYTFEIEDFKPVEGLFEALKVLKEKGFEFIVITNQGGISKGIYNHNDVINVHCCMQQWFKDANISLLDIYYCPHHSFVEKCICRKPDSLMLEKAIAKYNVNIEKSYFIGDSRRDELAGQKVGLKTIRVTANENLNNYINQIN, encoded by the coding sequence ATGAGAAAAGTAGTTTTTTTAGATAGAGATGGTGTAATTAACATTGAGCGAGGAGAATATACTTTTGAGATTGAAGATTTTAAACCTGTAGAAGGTTTGTTTGAAGCTTTAAAAGTATTAAAAGAAAAAGGCTTTGAGTTTATTGTAATTACTAATCAGGGAGGTATTTCTAAAGGTATATATAACCATAATGATGTAATTAACGTACACTGTTGTATGCAACAATGGTTTAAAGATGCGAATATCTCTCTTTTGGACATCTATTATTGTCCTCATCATTCTTTTGTAGAAAAATGTATTTGTCGTAAACCAGATTCTTTAATGCTTGAAAAAGCTATTGCAAAATATAATGTTAATATTGAAAAATCATATTTTATAGGTGATAGTAGAAGAGATGAATTGGCAGGACAAAAAGTTGGATTAAAAACAATTAGAGTAACTGCAAACGAAAATCTAAATAATTATATTAACCAAATAAACTAA
- a CDS encoding rhomboid family intramembrane serine protease, translating into MSVTLIIIVVTVGLSLMANNNSELYAKMLFNPYQVIHRKEWHRIITHAFVHDKGNIFHLIFNMYVLYSFGSVVESFLEQTVGSLASLLYLFIYFGGVIAATVPSIIKHKDDYGYNSVGASGAVSAILFSAIAFMPLQGGIGIIFIPISLPPIVFGVLYIAYEMYMDKRGGTNVAHDAHIGGAAFGFLFTLLFIPNVLSNFFNQLLAYFN; encoded by the coding sequence ATGAGTGTAACATTAATTATAATTGTAGTTACTGTTGGTTTGTCGTTAATGGCTAACAATAATAGTGAGTTATATGCTAAAATGTTGTTCAATCCCTATCAAGTTATTCATCGTAAAGAATGGCACAGGATAATAACACATGCATTTGTTCATGATAAAGGAAATATTTTCCATCTAATTTTTAACATGTATGTATTATACTCTTTTGGTAGCGTAGTTGAATCCTTTTTAGAACAAACGGTAGGAAGTTTAGCTTCGTTATTATATCTATTTATCTACTTTGGAGGAGTTATAGCAGCAACTGTACCTTCTATTATTAAACATAAAGATGATTATGGGTATAATTCAGTTGGGGCATCAGGTGCTGTTTCTGCAATATTATTTTCAGCAATAGCATTTATGCCTTTACAAGGAGGTATAGGTATAATTTTCATTCCAATAAGTTTACCTCCTATAGTCTTTGGTGTGTTATATATCGCTTACGAAATGTATATGGATAAACGTGGCGGTACTAATGTCGCTCATGATGCACATATTGGTGGTGCTGCCTTTGGATTTTTATTTACTTTATTGTTTATTCCTAATGTCCTATCTAATTTTTTTAATCAACTATTAGCTTACTTTAATTAA
- a CDS encoding DNA gyrase/topoisomerase IV subunit A — protein MAENEEDNIERDEEFEQPIEGEQLENVIQVSGMYQEWFLDYASYVILERAVPHLHDGLKPVQRRILHSMKEMDDGRYNKVANIIGNTMKYHPHGDASIGDALVQLGQKDLLIDCQGNWGNIFTGDRAAAPRYIEARLTKFGLEVVFNPKTTTWLSSYDGRNKEPETLPVKFPLLLAQGVEGIAVGLACKILPHNFNELIDGSIAILKGKKVNIYPDFITGGMADFSAYNDGLRGGRVKVRARIVQEDKKTLKVTELPFGSTTDKLIDSILKANSKGKIKLKKVEDNTSDEVEILIHLQPGESPDKMIDALYAFTDCEVSISPNSGVIEDDKPKFIGVNEMLRLSTHQTVDLLKLELEIKLAELHEQWHFSSLEKIFIENKIYVKLHGLGYEEAIELTHELLKPYIKHLLKEVSDDDVKRLLEIKMRRITKHDSDKAEDKLLSLEDEIKQVKYDLEHLVDFAINYFKEIKRKYGEGRERKTEIRSFENIDAAKVAVSNVKLYVNKEEGFAGFNLKRGEGDLVCDCSDIDDIIVIREDGNMIVSRISQKAFFGKGIIHIGVWKKGDKRTIYNLIYQDGKAGDSMMKRFAVTSITRDKEYPLTKGTPNSKVLWFSANPNGEAETVLVKLKPKANVRKLKFEIDFSELAIKGRAAGGNRVTKYGIAKIELKEKGVSTLSARKIWFDDTVQRLNSDGRGEFLGDFKAEDKILTIMQSGDYQLTGFDLFTKFEEDMIVLEKWNPEKPVSAIYFDGEKQQYNVKRFLIEPTDKKTSFISEHEDSYLEVVSTDWLPQIQINYSKVKGVEKDPDTINLEEFIAIKGLKAIGNRLTTNKVKNIDLLEPLPYEEPLKNEEVEEDESEIEEATAESIEEVEEIVQNEDEETEEDEEVIEIKEISPKEDDKKIDLSPKQKTKSKPIKDVDDDDVQMKLF, from the coding sequence ATGGCTGAAAACGAAGAAGATAATATAGAAAGAGACGAAGAATTTGAGCAACCAATAGAAGGGGAGCAGCTTGAGAACGTAATTCAAGTTTCGGGCATGTACCAAGAGTGGTTTTTAGATTATGCTTCGTATGTAATTTTAGAACGTGCTGTTCCACATTTACATGATGGTTTAAAACCAGTACAACGTAGAATTTTACATTCTATGAAAGAAATGGATGATGGTCGTTATAATAAAGTGGCGAACATCATTGGTAATACAATGAAGTATCACCCACATGGAGATGCTTCTATTGGTGATGCTTTGGTTCAATTAGGTCAAAAAGATTTATTAATAGATTGTCAAGGTAACTGGGGTAATATATTCACAGGTGATAGAGCAGCGGCGCCTAGATATATTGAAGCTAGATTAACTAAATTTGGTTTAGAGGTAGTTTTTAACCCTAAAACAACTACTTGGTTATCATCTTATGATGGAAGAAATAAAGAGCCAGAAACGTTGCCAGTTAAATTTCCACTTTTATTAGCTCAAGGTGTTGAAGGTATTGCAGTAGGATTGGCTTGTAAAATATTACCACATAATTTTAATGAGTTAATTGATGGTTCTATAGCGATTCTTAAAGGTAAAAAAGTAAATATATATCCCGACTTTATAACAGGAGGTATGGCTGATTTTTCAGCTTACAACGACGGGTTAAGAGGTGGAAGAGTAAAGGTTAGAGCTAGAATAGTTCAAGAAGACAAGAAAACATTAAAAGTAACAGAATTGCCTTTTGGATCAACAACAGATAAGTTGATTGATTCTATTTTAAAAGCAAATAGCAAAGGAAAAATAAAGCTTAAAAAAGTTGAAGACAATACTTCTGATGAAGTAGAGATATTAATTCACCTTCAACCTGGAGAATCACCAGATAAAATGATAGATGCATTATATGCGTTTACAGATTGTGAAGTATCGATATCGCCAAACTCTGGTGTAATTGAAGATGATAAGCCTAAGTTTATTGGCGTAAATGAAATGTTGAGACTTTCAACACATCAAACTGTAGACTTGTTAAAGTTAGAACTTGAGATAAAACTAGCTGAACTTCATGAACAATGGCATTTTTCTTCACTTGAAAAGATTTTTATTGAGAATAAAATATATGTAAAACTTCATGGTTTAGGCTATGAAGAAGCAATAGAATTAACTCACGAATTACTAAAACCTTACATCAAACATTTATTAAAAGAGGTTTCAGATGATGATGTGAAACGTTTGCTTGAAATTAAAATGCGTAGAATCACAAAACATGATTCTGATAAAGCTGAGGATAAGTTATTGAGTCTTGAAGATGAGATAAAACAAGTTAAATATGACTTGGAGCACTTGGTTGATTTCGCAATTAATTATTTTAAAGAAATAAAACGTAAATATGGCGAAGGGCGTGAGCGCAAAACTGAAATTCGTTCTTTTGAAAATATTGATGCAGCGAAAGTTGCTGTAAGTAATGTGAAGCTTTACGTTAATAAAGAAGAAGGTTTTGCAGGCTTTAATTTAAAGCGTGGAGAGGGAGATTTAGTTTGCGATTGTTCTGACATTGATGATATTATTGTGATTCGTGAAGATGGAAATATGATTGTATCTAGAATTTCTCAAAAAGCATTTTTTGGGAAAGGTATTATCCATATTGGAGTATGGAAAAAAGGTGATAAACGAACAATTTATAACCTAATTTATCAAGATGGAAAAGCGGGCGATTCTATGATGAAACGTTTTGCTGTGACCTCTATAACTCGAGATAAAGAATATCCACTAACAAAAGGGACTCCTAATTCAAAGGTACTATGGTTTTCAGCTAATCCTAACGGAGAGGCTGAAACAGTATTAGTTAAATTAAAACCAAAAGCAAATGTTCGTAAACTGAAATTTGAAATTGATTTCTCTGAATTAGCAATAAAAGGTAGAGCAGCAGGAGGGAATAGGGTTACAAAATATGGAATTGCTAAAATTGAACTTAAAGAAAAAGGAGTTTCAACACTTTCAGCACGTAAAATATGGTTTGACGATACTGTTCAGCGATTAAATTCTGATGGAAGAGGTGAATTTTTAGGTGATTTTAAAGCAGAAGACAAGATATTAACCATAATGCAAAGTGGTGATTATCAGTTAACCGGATTCGATTTGTTTACCAAATTCGAAGAGGATATGATTGTGTTGGAGAAATGGAATCCAGAAAAACCTGTTTCAGCTATTTATTTTGATGGAGAGAAACAGCAATATAATGTTAAACGATTTTTAATTGAACCTACAGACAAGAAGACATCATTTATTTCTGAGCATGAGGATTCATACCTAGAGGTAGTTTCTACTGATTGGCTTCCTCAAATACAAATTAATTATTCTAAAGTTAAGGGGGTTGAAAAAGATCCAGATACAATTAATTTAGAAGAGTTTATTGCTATAAAAGGTTTAAAAGCTATAGGAAATAGATTAACTACAAACAAGGTTAAAAATATTGATTTATTAGAACCCTTACCTTACGAAGAACCTTTAAAAAACGAAGAAGTTGAAGAGGATGAGTCTGAAATTGAAGAAGCTACAGCTGAATCTATAGAAGAAGTTGAAGAAATAGTTCAAAATGAGGATGAAGAAACTGAAGAAGATGAAGAAGTTATTGAAATAAAAGAAATATCACCTAAAGAGGACGACAAGAAAATAGATTTATCTCCAAAACAAAAAACAAAATCTAAACCAATTAAGGATGTAGACGATGATGATGTTCAAATGAAGCTATTTTAA
- a CDS encoding DNA topoisomerase IV subunit B, producing MTEEPNYTEDNIRSLDWKEHIRLRPGMYIGKLGDGGAYDDGIYIMLKEVVDNCIDEFVMGHGKTIDISIKDKQVRVRDYGRGIPLGKMIDAVSKMNTGGKYDSKAFKKSVGLNGVGTKAVNALSSYFKVEAIRDGKTKKAEFERGNLVTEHDIEETTSRKGTKVTFLPDEEIFKNYQFRSQYIEKLLWNYAFLNTGLTINFNGEKIFSEEGLKDLIKQNLSNEPVYPIIHLKGEDIEVAITHTQSYGEEYHSFVNGQFTPQGGTHQGEFRAAYVKTIREFFGKDYEASDVRSGIVGGISVKVMEPVFESQTKTKLGSTEVGPDGPSMRAFITDFLKRELDNFLHKNPDTADALQRRIMQSERERKDMAGIKKLAKKRAKEVSLHNKKLRDCRVHLNDDKDNDNKPATTLFITEGDSASGSITKSRNVNTQAVFSLKGKPLNSYGLTKKIVYENEEFNLLQAALNIEESIEDLRYNNIVIATDADVDGMHIRLLLITFFLQFFPDVIKNGHLFVLETPLFRVRDKQQTFYCYSDTEKKEAIESLKGKPEITRFKGLGEISPNEFKYFIGEDIRLSPVLIGQDTPIPKLLEFYMGKNTPDRQEFIIENLKVEKDLVEESI from the coding sequence ATGACTGAAGAACCAAATTACACCGAGGATAATATACGTTCGTTAGATTGGAAAGAGCATATTAGGCTTAGACCAGGTATGTATATTGGAAAGTTAGGAGATGGTGGAGCGTATGATGATGGTATTTATATCATGTTGAAAGAAGTTGTCGATAACTGTATCGATGAGTTTGTGATGGGGCATGGAAAAACCATTGATATTTCTATAAAAGATAAGCAAGTACGAGTTAGAGATTATGGTAGAGGTATTCCTTTAGGTAAAATGATTGACGCCGTAAGTAAAATGAATACGGGGGGGAAGTATGATTCTAAAGCTTTTAAGAAGTCTGTAGGGTTAAATGGAGTTGGTACAAAGGCGGTAAACGCATTATCATCATACTTTAAAGTAGAAGCCATAAGAGATGGTAAAACTAAAAAAGCAGAATTTGAAAGAGGAAATTTAGTTACAGAGCATGATATAGAAGAAACCACTTCAAGAAAAGGAACGAAAGTGACTTTTTTACCAGATGAAGAGATTTTTAAAAATTATCAATTTAGAAGTCAATACATAGAAAAGTTACTTTGGAATTATGCTTTTCTAAATACAGGATTAACCATAAACTTTAATGGAGAGAAGATTTTTTCTGAAGAAGGGTTAAAAGATTTAATAAAACAAAACTTATCCAACGAACCTGTATATCCTATAATTCATTTAAAAGGAGAAGATATTGAGGTTGCTATTACACATACCCAATCATACGGAGAAGAGTATCATTCATTTGTAAATGGGCAGTTTACTCCACAAGGAGGAACGCACCAAGGTGAATTTAGAGCAGCTTACGTAAAGACAATCAGAGAGTTTTTTGGTAAAGATTATGAGGCTAGTGATGTTCGTTCAGGTATAGTTGGTGGAATAAGTGTAAAAGTAATGGAACCCGTTTTTGAATCGCAAACAAAAACAAAATTAGGTTCTACAGAGGTTGGACCTGATGGACCATCAATGCGAGCTTTTATTACTGATTTCTTAAAGAGAGAATTAGATAACTTTTTACATAAAAATCCTGATACGGCTGATGCATTGCAGCGTAGAATAATGCAATCTGAGCGTGAACGTAAGGATATGGCTGGAATTAAAAAACTAGCAAAAAAAAGAGCTAAAGAGGTTTCGTTGCACAATAAAAAGTTGCGTGATTGTAGAGTTCATTTAAACGATGATAAAGACAATGATAATAAACCTGCAACTACTTTATTTATAACAGAGGGAGATTCAGCTTCGGGTTCTATAACAAAATCAAGAAACGTAAATACACAAGCAGTTTTTAGTTTAAAGGGTAAGCCATTAAACTCTTATGGCTTAACAAAGAAAATTGTTTATGAAAACGAAGAATTTAATTTATTGCAAGCAGCTTTAAATATAGAAGAAAGCATAGAGGATTTACGTTACAATAATATCGTAATTGCTACTGATGCCGATGTGGATGGTATGCATATTCGATTGTTGCTTATTACATTCTTTTTGCAGTTTTTTCCAGATGTAATTAAAAACGGGCATTTGTTTGTTTTAGAAACACCTTTATTTAGAGTGAGAGATAAGCAACAAACATTTTATTGTTACTCAGATACTGAAAAGAAAGAAGCAATTGAAAGCTTAAAAGGAAAGCCTGAGATAACTCGATTTAAAGGTCTTGGTGAAATTTCTCCTAATGAGTTTAAATATTTTATTGGAGAGGATATTCGTTTAAGCCCAGTTTTAATTGGACAAGATACGCCAATTCCAAAACTATTAGAGTTTTACATGGGTAAAAATACTCCTGACAGACAAGAGTTTATTATCGAAAATTTAAAAGTAGAAAAAGATTTAGTTGAGGAATCAATTTAA
- a CDS encoding XRE family transcriptional regulator, with protein MKSIANNLRHLRSIKNLTQEQLSKELDVSKARIGSYEEGRSEPPIAMLILFSDYYKIPIDALVKNDLTLSDDDSFIDIGNHRVLFPIRVDEHGDNVIEVVTQEASAGYLTGYSDSEYVANMPIMSLNFLPTGKHRAFPIKGDSMHPWVKDGDVVIGEYVEHPKMVRNNCCYIILTKDDGLVYKRVYTNKLDEGYLVLSSDNKLYKPYQVHLSEVLEIWEFKLNLCIGQYEEDELNPVSILNLMRSVGIELKELKDRVNKIEKVN; from the coding sequence ATGAAAAGTATAGCGAATAATTTACGTCACTTACGATCAATAAAAAACTTAACTCAAGAGCAATTATCTAAAGAGTTAGATGTTTCAAAAGCAAGAATAGGTTCTTATGAAGAAGGTCGTTCAGAGCCACCAATAGCAATGCTAATTTTATTTTCAGATTATTATAAAATTCCAATAGACGCATTGGTTAAAAATGATTTAACACTTTCTGACGATGATTCATTTATTGATATTGGTAACCACCGTGTATTGTTTCCTATTCGAGTAGATGAACATGGTGATAATGTAATAGAGGTTGTTACTCAAGAGGCATCAGCAGGTTATTTAACAGGTTATTCAGACTCTGAATATGTTGCTAATATGCCGATTATGAGTTTAAATTTTTTACCAACAGGAAAACATAGAGCCTTTCCAATAAAAGGCGATTCAATGCATCCTTGGGTAAAAGATGGAGATGTAGTTATAGGAGAATATGTAGAACATCCTAAAATGGTTAGAAATAATTGTTGTTATATTATTTTAACAAAAGATGATGGATTAGTTTATAAGCGAGTTTATACTAACAAATTAGATGAAGGATATTTGGTTCTATCTTCTGATAATAAGTTGTATAAACCTTATCAAGTACATCTTTCAGAGGTTTTGGAGATTTGGGAATTCAAATTGAATTTATGTATTGGACAATATGAAGAGGATGAATTAAATCCTGTAAGTATTTTAAATTTAATGAGAAGTGTAGGTATAGAATTAAAAGAATTAAAAGATAGAGTAAATAAGATAGAAAAAGTGAATTAA